In the Anastrepha obliqua isolate idAnaObli1 chromosome 1, idAnaObli1_1.0, whole genome shotgun sequence genome, one interval contains:
- the LOC129236477 gene encoding uncharacterized protein LOC129236477 isoform X3: MVVLALTSIVWSITIHIISGDFYHGILGAKLAFRERDFPQMDEHSKEIFFHDLDKLINETYSDAAVNGEIEEDETTPTPLDANATTKQPKVRKTYHIFQVVHPDEVEVKPEDEASEEVTTTALPAVKFNMTHDRQFLSTMMLDVHKTRWRQSAAVQFIYSFPFLSEIFAIIWTAMCLIFQSGVQKYWGLPKPWRIVIPSILVFSLMTLGTLIYAILASTYLKNLCNGLRENLTKPDAITCGQAISVLRPFIRQHEFKHDVYLNLFRFAYMFALVMWLLALLLMLLRYFFAIDFQLMDVQSLYENKLARRLSKPEPEFTEVLLDAAQSPTLLLPRNERNKSEDDFQSAKSNLSEVAMPLLDTGKQQLGRAQYARSQQQQRVV, from the exons ATGGTAGTTCTCGCTTTAACCTCCATTGTTTGGAGCATCACCATACACATAATCTCGGGCGACTTTTATCATGGCATACTTGGCGCCAAATTGGCATTTCGGGAAAGAGATTTTCCGCAAATGGATGAACATTCCAAGGAGATTTTCTTTCATGATCTGGATAAGCTAATCAACGAGACCTATAGTGATGCTGCAGTCAATGGGGAAATTGAAGAAGACGAGACGACGCCCACTCCATTGGATGCTAATG CTACCACCAAACAACCAAAGGTGCGCAAAACCTATCACATTTTCCAAGTGGTCCACCCGGATGAAGTCGAAGTGAAACCCGAGGATGAGGCGTCGGAAGAAGTCACCACTACAGCACTGCCAGCAGTGAAGTTCAATATGACGCATGATCGGCAATTTCTCTCTACAA TGATGCTGGATGTGCACAAAACTCGTTGGCGTCAAAGCGCCGCCGTCCAATTCATTTATAGTTTTCCATTTCTGTCGGAAATCTTTGCAATAATATGGACAGCCATGTGTTTAATCTTTCAATCAGGCGTGCAAAAGTATTG GGGCCTACCGAAACCTTGGCGCATTGTCATACCTTCCATACTGGTATTCTCGTTAATGACACTGGGTACGCTTATCTACGCTATTTTGGCTAGCACCTACTTGAAGAATCTATGCAATGGATTGCGGGAAAATTTAACAAAGCCCGATGCGATTAC TTGCGGCCAGGCCATCTCTGTACTGCGTCCCTTCATCCGACAGCACGAATTCAAACACGACGTCTACTTGAATCTCTTCCGCTTCGCCTACATGTTCGCTCTGGTCATGTGGCTGTTGGCGCTCCTGCTAATGCTGCTGCGCTACTTCTTCGCCATCGATTTCCAACTGATGGATGTGCAGTCGTTGTATGAAAACAAGTTGGCGCGGCGTCTGAGCAAGCCAGAACCCGAATTTACAGAAGTGCTGCTAGATGCGGCACAATCGCCGACACTTTTACTGCCACGCAATGAACGCAACAAGTCGGAGGATGACTTTCAAAGTGCCAAGTCAAATTTGAGTGAAGTGGCGATGCCGTTACTCGACACCGGCAAGCAACAACTTGGACGAGCGCAATATGCGCGttcacagcagcagcagcgtgtggtttag
- the LOC129236477 gene encoding uncharacterized protein LOC129236477 isoform X1, giving the protein MSAKDVESTTEASLQTKKAQQQLAKQEYAVICLMVVLALTSIVWSITIHIISGDFYHGILGAKLAFRERDFPQMDEHSKEIFFHDLDKLINETYSDAAVNGEIEEDETTPTPLDANATTKQPKVRKTYHIFQVVHPDEVEVKPEDEASEEVTTTALPAVKFNMTHDRQFLSTMMLDVHKTRWRQSAAVQFIYSFPFLSEIFAIIWTAMCLIFQSGVQKYWGLPKPWRIVIPSILVFSLMTLGTLIYAILASTYLKNLCNGLRENLTKPDAITCGQAISVLRPFIRQHEFKHDVYLNLFRFAYMFALVMWLLALLLMLLRYFFAIDFQLMDVQSLYENKLARRLSKPEPEFTEVLLDAAQSPTLLLPRNERNKSEDDFQSAKSNLSEVAMPLLDTGKQQLGRAQYARSQQQQRVV; this is encoded by the exons ATGCTGTAATATGCCTGATGGTAGTTCTCGCTTTAACCTCCATTGTTTGGAGCATCACCATACACATAATCTCGGGCGACTTTTATCATGGCATACTTGGCGCCAAATTGGCATTTCGGGAAAGAGATTTTCCGCAAATGGATGAACATTCCAAGGAGATTTTCTTTCATGATCTGGATAAGCTAATCAACGAGACCTATAGTGATGCTGCAGTCAATGGGGAAATTGAAGAAGACGAGACGACGCCCACTCCATTGGATGCTAATG CTACCACCAAACAACCAAAGGTGCGCAAAACCTATCACATTTTCCAAGTGGTCCACCCGGATGAAGTCGAAGTGAAACCCGAGGATGAGGCGTCGGAAGAAGTCACCACTACAGCACTGCCAGCAGTGAAGTTCAATATGACGCATGATCGGCAATTTCTCTCTACAA TGATGCTGGATGTGCACAAAACTCGTTGGCGTCAAAGCGCCGCCGTCCAATTCATTTATAGTTTTCCATTTCTGTCGGAAATCTTTGCAATAATATGGACAGCCATGTGTTTAATCTTTCAATCAGGCGTGCAAAAGTATTG GGGCCTACCGAAACCTTGGCGCATTGTCATACCTTCCATACTGGTATTCTCGTTAATGACACTGGGTACGCTTATCTACGCTATTTTGGCTAGCACCTACTTGAAGAATCTATGCAATGGATTGCGGGAAAATTTAACAAAGCCCGATGCGATTAC TTGCGGCCAGGCCATCTCTGTACTGCGTCCCTTCATCCGACAGCACGAATTCAAACACGACGTCTACTTGAATCTCTTCCGCTTCGCCTACATGTTCGCTCTGGTCATGTGGCTGTTGGCGCTCCTGCTAATGCTGCTGCGCTACTTCTTCGCCATCGATTTCCAACTGATGGATGTGCAGTCGTTGTATGAAAACAAGTTGGCGCGGCGTCTGAGCAAGCCAGAACCCGAATTTACAGAAGTGCTGCTAGATGCGGCACAATCGCCGACACTTTTACTGCCACGCAATGAACGCAACAAGTCGGAGGATGACTTTCAAAGTGCCAAGTCAAATTTGAGTGAAGTGGCGATGCCGTTACTCGACACCGGCAAGCAACAACTTGGACGAGCGCAATATGCGCGttcacagcagcagcagcgtgtggtttag
- the LOC129236476 gene encoding aldehyde dehydrogenase, mitochondrial: MANPNQAPKYTQLFINNEFVDAVSGKKFPTINPATGKLIVEVAEGDKADVDLAVTAAKKAFHRNSEWRTMSPLQRTELMNKLCSLMDRDKQALASLETQDNGKPYAEAVFDVEISIMTLKYYAGWTDKYFGDTIPAGGYIAMTRKEPVGVVGQIIPWNYPLLMLAWKWGPALAVGCTIVMKPAEQTPLTALHMAALTKEAGFPAGVINIITGYGPTAGAAISKHHDVQKVAFTGSVDVGRIVMQAAAQSNLKRVSLELGGKSPIVVFEDADLDLAVDITHEALFSNHGQSCCAGSRTYVHEKIYDKFVAKATAAAKARKVGNPFDESVKQGPQIDEEMMSKVLGYIESGKKQGAKLQCGGKRIGDVGYFIEPTVFSDVTDGMKIAQEEIFGPVMSIFKFSNLDEMIERANDVKYGLAAGVITNDINKAIKYANSVDAGSIWINCYDAVLPQTPFGGYKQSGIGRELGKDGLDNYLETKTITMKLN; encoded by the exons ctttttatcaacaatgagTTCGTTGACGCTGTATCTGGCAAAAAGTTTCCAACCATCAATCCCGCAACTGGCAAATTGATAGTCGAAGTTGCCGAGGGCGATAAG GCTGATGTGGACTTGGCCGTGACCGCCGCTAAGAAGGCATTCCATAGAAACTCCGAATGGCGCACAATGAGTCCACTGCAACGCACCGAGCTGATGAACAA ACTGTGCAGCCTCATGGACCGCGACAAGCAGGCATTGGCTAGCCTTGAGACAcaagacaatggcaaaccataTGCCGAAGCTGTTTTCGATGTGGAAATATCCATTATGACGCTGAAGTACTATGCCGGCTGGACCGATAAGTATTTCGGTGACACCATACCCGCTGGCGGCTACATTGCAATGACACGCAAGGAGCCAGTCGGTGTGGTAGGTCAAATCATTCCCTGGAACTATCCATTGCTTATGTTGGCCTGGAAGTGGGGACCTGCACTCGCTGTGGGCTGTACGATTGTGATGAAACCAGCCGAGCAGACACCACTCACCGCACTGCATATGGCCGCCTTGACTAAGGAAGCTGGTTTTCCTGCGGGCGTCATCAACATCATAACCGGTTATGGGCCCACTGCTGGTGCGGCAATCTCCAAGCATCACGATGTGCAGAAGGTGGCATTCACTGGCTCCGTTGATGTTGGACGCATTGTTATGCAAGCTGCAGCGCAATCGAATTTGAAACGTGTTTCGCTGGAGTTGGGTGGCAAGAGTCCGATTGTGGTGTTTGAAGATGCTGATC ttgaCTTGGCGGTGGACATCACTCACGAGGCGCTTTTCTCCAATCACGGTCAGAGCTGTTGTGCCGGTAGTCGCACCTATGTGCACGAGAAGATCTACGATAAGTTTGTTGCTAAAGCTACGGCTGCCGCTAAAGCGCGCAAGGTCGGCAATCCATTCGATGAGTCCGTGAAACAGGGTCCACAAATCGATGAAGAAATGATGAGCAAAGTGCTGGGCTATATCGAAAGTGGCAAGAAGCAGGGTGCTAAGTTGCAATGCGGTGGCAAGCGCATCGGCGATGTGGGCTACTTCATCGAGCCGACTGTGTTCTCCGATGTTACCGATGGCATGAAAATTGCACAGGAGGAG ATTTTTGGGCCCGTCAtgtcaatttttaaattcagcaacctcGATGAGATGATTGAGCGTGCTAATGATGTGAAGTACGGCTTGGCGGCTGGCGTGATCACTAACGACATCAATAAGGCGATAAAATATGCCAACAGCGTGGATGCCGGCTCCATTTGGATCAACTGCTACGATGCCGTGCTACCGCAAACACCATTTGGCGGCTACAAGCAGTCCGGCATTGGCCGTGAGCTAGGAAAGGATGGCTTGGATAATTACCTGGAGACCAAAACTATCACCATGAAGTTGAACTAA
- the LOC129236477 gene encoding uncharacterized protein LOC129236477 isoform X2: MELIRRYKQGNLTTADVRTLNNAVICLMVVLALTSIVWSITIHIISGDFYHGILGAKLAFRERDFPQMDEHSKEIFFHDLDKLINETYSDAAVNGEIEEDETTPTPLDANATTKQPKVRKTYHIFQVVHPDEVEVKPEDEASEEVTTTALPAVKFNMTHDRQFLSTMMLDVHKTRWRQSAAVQFIYSFPFLSEIFAIIWTAMCLIFQSGVQKYWGLPKPWRIVIPSILVFSLMTLGTLIYAILASTYLKNLCNGLRENLTKPDAITCGQAISVLRPFIRQHEFKHDVYLNLFRFAYMFALVMWLLALLLMLLRYFFAIDFQLMDVQSLYENKLARRLSKPEPEFTEVLLDAAQSPTLLLPRNERNKSEDDFQSAKSNLSEVAMPLLDTGKQQLGRAQYARSQQQQRVV, encoded by the exons ATGCTGTAATATGCCTGATGGTAGTTCTCGCTTTAACCTCCATTGTTTGGAGCATCACCATACACATAATCTCGGGCGACTTTTATCATGGCATACTTGGCGCCAAATTGGCATTTCGGGAAAGAGATTTTCCGCAAATGGATGAACATTCCAAGGAGATTTTCTTTCATGATCTGGATAAGCTAATCAACGAGACCTATAGTGATGCTGCAGTCAATGGGGAAATTGAAGAAGACGAGACGACGCCCACTCCATTGGATGCTAATG CTACCACCAAACAACCAAAGGTGCGCAAAACCTATCACATTTTCCAAGTGGTCCACCCGGATGAAGTCGAAGTGAAACCCGAGGATGAGGCGTCGGAAGAAGTCACCACTACAGCACTGCCAGCAGTGAAGTTCAATATGACGCATGATCGGCAATTTCTCTCTACAA TGATGCTGGATGTGCACAAAACTCGTTGGCGTCAAAGCGCCGCCGTCCAATTCATTTATAGTTTTCCATTTCTGTCGGAAATCTTTGCAATAATATGGACAGCCATGTGTTTAATCTTTCAATCAGGCGTGCAAAAGTATTG GGGCCTACCGAAACCTTGGCGCATTGTCATACCTTCCATACTGGTATTCTCGTTAATGACACTGGGTACGCTTATCTACGCTATTTTGGCTAGCACCTACTTGAAGAATCTATGCAATGGATTGCGGGAAAATTTAACAAAGCCCGATGCGATTAC TTGCGGCCAGGCCATCTCTGTACTGCGTCCCTTCATCCGACAGCACGAATTCAAACACGACGTCTACTTGAATCTCTTCCGCTTCGCCTACATGTTCGCTCTGGTCATGTGGCTGTTGGCGCTCCTGCTAATGCTGCTGCGCTACTTCTTCGCCATCGATTTCCAACTGATGGATGTGCAGTCGTTGTATGAAAACAAGTTGGCGCGGCGTCTGAGCAAGCCAGAACCCGAATTTACAGAAGTGCTGCTAGATGCGGCACAATCGCCGACACTTTTACTGCCACGCAATGAACGCAACAAGTCGGAGGATGACTTTCAAAGTGCCAAGTCAAATTTGAGTGAAGTGGCGATGCCGTTACTCGACACCGGCAAGCAACAACTTGGACGAGCGCAATATGCGCGttcacagcagcagcagcgtgtggtttag
- the LOC129236478 gene encoding mitochondrial import receptor subunit TOM40 homolog 1 has product MTCDWCPKKCTQQFPACFQRHPGTTYKRNPGNIHDLHLLAQRIKPQYYDGIELDYAHRLAANKIITANWVWSHTRPSGFRFGGTYSLRLYEDFLQTPTIKADINPTTLASNFSIVFYPHSALRLEAAMQRAAENVPLQTQTTIELTRPSTTLTCNMYNIRSHTGRSTISAMHSITNAWALGAELLVEWMDPRSITAETALAARYSKHNYQIAASASRQGIDISYWQRIHERIQMATMLAWQSKTEKTIATICYQWDFDDAVVRSMVNSDLSVGFQYYRSLPHIPCGMGLSALISLMTNRFAFGLKFVLDPSGQRRGD; this is encoded by the exons ATGACGTGTGACTGGTGCCCGAAGAAATGTACACAACAATTTCCAGCGTGTTTCCAGCGACATCCCGGTACCACATACAAAAGGAATCCCGGAAATATCCATGATCTACATTTACTGGCACAACGCATTAAGCCACAATATTACGATGGTATCGAATTGGACTATGCACATCGGCTTGCAGCTAACAAAATTATCACTGCCAATTGGGTATGGAGCCATACGCGTCCCTCGGGCTTTCGCTTCGGCGGCACTTACTCCCTACGACTATACGAAGATTTTCTA CAAACGCCCACTATCAAGGCCGATATCAATCCGACAACACTGGCTTCAAATTTTAGCATTGTCTTTTACCCGCACAGCGCACTGCGACTAGAGGCTGCCATGCAACGTGCTGCCGAAAATGTACCCCTGCAAACACAAACCACCATCGAGCTAACGCGCCCATCGACCACACTCACCTGCAACATGTACAACATACGTTCGCATACCGGGCGCAGTACCATATCGGCGATGCACTCAATAACCAATGCGTGGGCGTTGGGTGCAGAATTGCTGGTTGAGTGGATGGATCCGCGTTCGATAACGGCCGAAACGGCGCTCGCTGCACGCTACTCAAAACATAATTATCAAATAGCGGCATCTGCATCACGGCAGGGCATTGACATCAGCTATTGGCAGCGGATACATGAGCGCATTCAGATGGCGACTATGTTGGCGTGGCAAAGCAAAACTGAGAAGACCATCGCTACCATTTGCTATCAGTGGGATTTTGACGATGCTGTGGTGCGCAGCATGGTCAACTCTGATCTATCGGTGGGCTTCCAATACTATCG ttcgcTACCGCATATTCCATGTGGCATGGGTTTGAGTGCACTCATTAGTTTAATGACTAATCGCTTTGCCTTTGGCCTCAAATTTGTACTCGATCCCAGTGGGCAACGCCGCGGGGACTAA